One Chlorobaculum limnaeum genomic window carries:
- a CDS encoding bifunctional folylpolyglutamate synthase/dihydrofolate synthase, whose translation MDYQQAIDFLFPLHRFGIKPGLERIGALLDALGHPERRLGTIVHVAGTNGKGTVASCVASIFSASGRKTGLFTSPHLVDFTERIRIDGQQIGQQKVAEYCEKLQPAVIETGATFFEATTAMAFAFFADEGVDAAVIETGMGGRLDATNVVQSDIVIIPSIGMDHTEWLGGSLREIAAEKAAIIKPGSRVFTAVPEAEEAFGPIREAVEAAGAELRQVERDAEWSVEAVCPGALALRIAIEGGEPRQIRAALTGSFHAPNVCLAVMAARSEGISWEHVGDGLARLGASGYRARLERIADKPVVMLDVSHNPDGMQKTAQSILELRNCFRFLYVIIGIAADKDAAGIVHHIAPVADEIVAVELPTERSLPAAELARLCAEAGAQHVSSRHTVAEALEFLDGRVEHEDMILVTGSFFLAGEVAAMERFRSARATAGVI comes from the coding sequence GTGGATTACCAGCAAGCTATCGATTTTCTTTTTCCCCTTCACCGATTCGGCATCAAGCCCGGTCTCGAACGCATCGGGGCGCTGCTCGACGCGCTCGGCCATCCGGAGCGGCGGCTCGGCACGATTGTCCATGTCGCCGGAACCAATGGCAAAGGCACGGTCGCTTCGTGCGTGGCTTCGATTTTCAGCGCATCGGGTCGCAAAACAGGCCTTTTTACCTCGCCGCATCTGGTCGATTTCACGGAGCGGATTCGCATCGACGGCCAGCAGATCGGCCAGCAGAAAGTCGCCGAATACTGCGAGAAGCTGCAACCGGCGGTGATTGAAACGGGCGCGACCTTTTTCGAGGCGACCACGGCGATGGCGTTCGCCTTTTTTGCCGACGAGGGGGTCGATGCCGCCGTGATCGAAACCGGCATGGGTGGCCGCCTCGACGCGACCAATGTCGTGCAGTCCGACATCGTGATCATCCCGAGCATCGGCATGGATCACACCGAGTGGCTTGGCGGAAGCCTCCGAGAGATTGCCGCCGAGAAGGCGGCGATCATCAAACCGGGGTCGCGGGTGTTCACCGCTGTGCCCGAAGCAGAGGAGGCGTTCGGGCCGATCCGCGAGGCCGTCGAAGCGGCGGGCGCGGAGCTGCGCCAGGTCGAGCGCGACGCGGAGTGGTCGGTGGAGGCGGTTTGCCCGGGCGCGCTCGCACTGCGCATCGCCATCGAGGGCGGCGAGCCGCGGCAGATTCGGGCTGCGCTGACCGGCTCGTTCCATGCTCCGAATGTCTGCCTCGCCGTCATGGCCGCCCGATCGGAGGGCATTTCGTGGGAGCATGTCGGCGACGGGCTGGCGCGGCTCGGCGCTTCGGGCTACAGGGCTCGGCTGGAACGGATCGCCGACAAACCAGTGGTGATGCTCGATGTCTCTCACAATCCCGACGGTATGCAGAAGACCGCGCAGTCGATTCTGGAGCTTCGGAACTGCTTTCGTTTTCTCTACGTAATTATCGGCATCGCTGCCGACAAGGATGCCGCCGGTATCGTCCATCACATCGCCCCGGTCGCCGACGAAATCGTCGCCGTGGAGCTGCCGACGGAGCGGAGTCTTCCGGCAGCGGAGCTGGCGCGGCTGTGCGCGGAGGCCGGTGCTCAGCATGTCAGCTCGCGCCATACGGTTGCCGAGGCGCTGGAATTTCTCGACGGGCGAGTCGAGCATGAAGATATGATTCTCGTGACCGGCTCATTCTTTCTGGCCGGGGAGGTGGCTGCGATGGAGCGGTTTCGTTCAGCCCGGGCAACCGCGGGAGTGATATGA
- a CDS encoding polyprenyl synthetase family protein, with amino-acid sequence MTLQITQEQVESKYRQYHARINEALARCFQKESPATLYGPARYILEGKGKRIRPFLTLLASEAVSGSCDNALGVALGVEVLHNFTLMHDDIMDAADLRHGRPTVHKQWDVNAAILSGDMMIAYAYELALKALSARHAEVIHIFNDANITICEGQALDMELEQRTDVSIADYLDMIAKKTGRLISAALEAGGVAGNGKPEEIAALVTFGEMIGRAFQIQDDYLDIMAGDGKSGKVPGGDVINGKKTWLLLRSLELAQGRDRELLQSIFDNKGTTPDNVPAVKAIFERCGVLDETRAKINEDTEAAFAALDLLPLEEGRGYLRGFANILMKRDF; translated from the coding sequence ATGACTTTACAGATAACCCAGGAGCAGGTTGAATCCAAGTACCGTCAATACCACGCCCGAATCAACGAAGCCCTCGCCCGGTGCTTCCAGAAAGAGAGTCCCGCCACGCTCTACGGCCCGGCTCGCTACATTCTCGAAGGAAAGGGCAAGCGAATCCGTCCGTTCCTGACGCTCCTCGCTTCGGAAGCGGTCAGCGGCTCCTGCGACAACGCGCTTGGCGTCGCGCTCGGCGTGGAGGTGCTGCACAACTTCACCCTGATGCACGACGACATCATGGATGCCGCCGACCTCCGGCATGGCCGTCCGACCGTGCACAAGCAGTGGGACGTGAACGCGGCGATTCTCTCGGGCGACATGATGATCGCCTACGCCTACGAGCTGGCGCTCAAGGCGCTCTCCGCACGCCACGCCGAAGTGATCCACATCTTCAACGACGCCAACATCACCATCTGCGAAGGTCAGGCGCTCGACATGGAGCTCGAACAGCGCACGGATGTCTCCATCGCCGACTATCTCGACATGATCGCCAAAAAGACCGGCCGACTCATCTCGGCGGCGCTCGAAGCGGGCGGTGTGGCCGGAAACGGCAAACCGGAAGAGATCGCGGCGCTCGTCACCTTCGGTGAAATGATCGGACGCGCCTTCCAGATCCAGGACGACTACCTCGACATCATGGCCGGAGACGGCAAGTCGGGCAAGGTGCCGGGCGGTGACGTCATCAACGGCAAGAAGACCTGGCTCCTGCTGCGCTCGCTCGAACTGGCCCAAGGCCGCGACCGCGAGCTGTTGCAGTCGATTTTCGACAACAAGGGCACCACGCCCGACAATGTGCCCGCCGTCAAGGCGATCTTCGAGCGCTGCGGCGTGCTCGACGAGACCAGGGCAAAGATCAACGAGGATACCGAAGCGGCCTTCGCCGCGCTCGACCTTCTGCCGCTGGAGGAGGGACGCGGCTACCTGCGAGGGTTCGCCAACATCCTCATG
- the rpsT gene encoding 30S ribosomal protein S20 — protein MPLHKSAEKRLRQAARRNERNRARKKELKGVLKNMQKLIDANAQKSEVEAAYKVAVQKLDRLGVKRYIHANKASRKKAQLTKVLNNYTPTVG, from the coding sequence ATGCCTCTACACAAATCAGCCGAAAAAAGACTCAGACAGGCAGCGCGCAGGAATGAACGGAACCGTGCCCGTAAAAAAGAACTCAAGGGCGTTTTGAAGAACATGCAGAAGCTGATCGACGCTAACGCCCAGAAGAGCGAAGTCGAAGCGGCATACAAAGTTGCTGTGCAGAAGCTCGACAGGCTTGGCGTGAAGCGCTATATCCATGCCAACAAGGCGTCGCGCAAGAAAGCACAGTTGACCAAAGTTCTCAATAACTACACGCCGACCGTCGGCTGA
- the glmM gene encoding phosphoglucosamine mutase, which translates to MSLMISVSGIRGVVGKSLTPENLTAFTMAFATWIRRRIQALNPGSTAKPKIVIGRDSRPTGGVITGLVSNTLSLCGCDVVDVGMTTTPTVEIATAGEGADGGLIVTASHNPVEWNALKMLNEKGEFMNASDVEELLAIVEKGSFDSARWDGIGSLTTNGSWDAVHIERILKLSCLDLDLIASMNFRVLIDAVEGAGSFIVPELCRKLGIREIKTLACEGTGIFPRNPEPVEQNLRQTMEILASESCDLGIIVDPDADRLALVCEDGTLFGEEYTLVACADFYLKHHKGPVVNNLSSSRALRDIARKHEVECFSAKVGEANVTEVMKEKRAAIGGEGNGGVILPELHYGRDALAGIALFIEAFAEWKASTGGTLSEFRKTFPDYFMSKKKVELAALTKETLGRIFDTVAANHPEAECNRLDGLKLDFENGWAHLRPSNTEPIVRIYTEAATQEEADALAASFIDEIADAAASANASEG; encoded by the coding sequence ATGAGTCTGATGATCAGCGTCTCCGGCATCCGTGGCGTCGTCGGCAAGAGCCTCACCCCGGAAAACCTCACGGCATTCACCATGGCCTTCGCCACCTGGATCAGGCGGCGCATACAGGCGCTGAATCCCGGCTCCACAGCGAAACCGAAAATCGTCATCGGCAGGGACAGCCGTCCGACCGGTGGCGTCATCACCGGCCTGGTCTCGAACACACTCTCGCTCTGCGGCTGCGACGTGGTGGACGTTGGCATGACCACCACGCCGACCGTCGAGATCGCCACCGCTGGCGAAGGAGCCGACGGCGGACTGATCGTCACCGCCTCCCACAATCCTGTCGAGTGGAACGCCCTGAAAATGCTCAACGAAAAGGGAGAGTTCATGAACGCCTCCGACGTCGAGGAGCTGCTCGCCATCGTCGAAAAAGGCTCGTTCGACTCCGCCCGCTGGGACGGCATCGGCTCGCTGACAACCAACGGCTCGTGGGACGCGGTGCATATCGAGCGAATCCTGAAGCTTTCGTGCCTTGACCTCGACCTCATCGCCAGCATGAACTTCCGCGTGCTGATCGACGCCGTCGAGGGGGCCGGATCGTTCATCGTGCCGGAGCTGTGCCGCAAGCTTGGCATTCGCGAGATCAAAACGCTCGCCTGCGAGGGCACGGGCATCTTTCCGCGCAACCCGGAGCCGGTCGAACAGAACCTCCGCCAGACGATGGAGATTCTCGCCAGCGAGAGCTGCGACCTCGGCATCATCGTCGATCCCGACGCCGACCGCCTCGCGCTTGTGTGCGAGGACGGCACGCTCTTCGGCGAGGAGTACACGCTGGTGGCCTGCGCCGATTTCTACCTGAAGCACCACAAAGGGCCGGTGGTCAACAACCTCTCCAGCAGCCGCGCCCTGCGGGACATCGCCCGTAAGCACGAGGTCGAGTGCTTCAGCGCGAAGGTCGGCGAGGCCAACGTGACCGAGGTGATGAAGGAGAAGCGGGCGGCGATCGGCGGCGAGGGCAACGGCGGGGTCATCCTGCCGGAGCTGCACTACGGGCGCGACGCGCTCGCCGGCATCGCGCTCTTCATCGAGGCCTTCGCCGAATGGAAAGCTTCGACGGGCGGCACGCTCTCGGAGTTCCGGAAAACCTTCCCCGACTACTTCATGTCGAAAAAGAAGGTCGAGCTGGCCGCACTGACCAAAGAGACGCTTGGCAGGATTTTTGACACGGTGGCGGCAAACCATCCCGAAGCGGAGTGCAACCGGCTCGACGGCCTCAAGCTCGACTTCGAGAATGGATGGGCGCACCTTCGTCCGTCGAACACCGAACCGATCGTGCGCATCTATACCGAAGCCGCAACGCAGGAGGAGGCCGACGCTCTCGCCGCGAGCTTCATCGACGAGATCGCAGACGCCGCCGCGTCGGCCAACGCGAGCGAGGGCTGA
- the ruvA gene encoding Holliday junction branch migration protein RuvA, which produces MFAFLRGELVTASREEAVVEVSGIGYLLHISSGTSRRLPPEGSQVRLFTHHYVREDAQQLFGFLDEEELQLFRLLLTISGVGPKLAMAVLSGLSVSEVQEAIVANRPETLYGITGVGKKTAARIILELRDKILKIQPPTGGKSVTAPHALQLNEDALAALLTLGFPRQTAQKAVSSVLESSPALSVEELVRAALTAIHNNS; this is translated from the coding sequence ATGTTCGCATTTTTGAGAGGTGAGCTGGTAACGGCCTCCCGCGAGGAGGCGGTTGTCGAGGTATCCGGCATCGGGTATCTTCTGCACATCTCGTCCGGCACGAGCCGCCGCCTGCCCCCGGAGGGAAGCCAGGTGCGTCTCTTCACCCATCACTACGTCCGCGAGGATGCCCAGCAGCTTTTCGGTTTTCTTGACGAGGAGGAGCTTCAGCTTTTCCGCCTGCTGCTCACCATCAGCGGCGTGGGGCCGAAACTCGCCATGGCCGTGCTGTCGGGTCTCAGCGTAAGCGAAGTGCAGGAGGCGATTGTGGCGAACCGTCCCGAAACCCTCTACGGCATCACCGGCGTGGGCAAGAAAACCGCCGCCCGCATCATTCTCGAACTCAGGGACAAGATTCTCAAAATCCAGCCACCAACCGGCGGCAAGTCGGTCACCGCGCCTCACGCTCTTCAGCTCAATGAAGACGCGCTGGCCGCTCTCTTGACCCTCGGTTTTCCCAGGCAGACCGCCCAGAAAGCTGTTTCCAGCGTTCTGGAATCGTCGCCCGCGCTGTCAGTCGAGGAGCTGGTCCGGGCCGCTCTTACCGCCATTCACAACAACTCTTGA
- a CDS encoding ABC transporter permease, which yields MFRTLFDIAIRHILGRRRQTLTTMLAVSVSTMVLITTISLTRGLLDSFTETIIDAAPHIRIKGEKIDPVPTNLFDAAGSKRAFVADNIGRDEPEEVRNYGRILEIVSSPAFSAKITAASPFVESQIMVVKGNRNQPVLLKGVEIDREERISHIGRSLVAGDLVLFRKTPDALLVGRSVATDLGVELNDQITIISPDGKSRQGKVTGIFFTGINAVDSSILSSLKLGQIVEGMPPNKVTGIALKVADPLDNAPLARELERMTGYRCLTWQEENASVLVLFNRIGSIVLSLVGFVGVVSGFGVANILVTTVFEKSRDIAIMKSFGFSSAQMVALFVFEGFLVGLGGALAGGLLATGSIGFLASLQIESSQGPLTKSGFSMSWNPWYFFFVIVVTVIISTIAAAIPSLRAARLEPVKVLRESNV from the coding sequence ATGTTCAGAACCCTGTTCGATATAGCCATCAGGCACATTCTCGGGCGCAGACGCCAGACGCTGACCACCATGCTCGCCGTGTCGGTCAGCACGATGGTGCTCATCACCACCATCTCGCTCACCAGGGGGCTGCTCGATTCCTTCACCGAAACCATCATCGACGCCGCACCGCACATCCGCATCAAGGGCGAGAAGATCGATCCGGTGCCGACCAACCTGTTCGACGCTGCCGGTTCGAAGAGGGCTTTCGTGGCGGACAATATCGGCAGGGATGAACCTGAAGAGGTGCGCAACTACGGGAGAATCCTCGAAATTGTCTCCTCTCCGGCTTTCTCCGCAAAGATCACCGCCGCCTCGCCCTTCGTCGAGTCGCAGATCATGGTGGTCAAGGGGAACCGAAACCAGCCGGTGCTACTCAAGGGGGTGGAGATCGACCGCGAGGAGCGCATCAGCCACATCGGGCGCAGCCTCGTAGCGGGTGACCTCGTGCTGTTCCGCAAAACCCCCGACGCCCTGCTCGTCGGGCGCTCCGTGGCCACCGATCTCGGCGTGGAGCTGAACGACCAGATCACCATCATCTCGCCCGACGGTAAAAGCCGCCAGGGCAAGGTTACCGGAATCTTCTTCACCGGCATCAACGCCGTCGATAGCAGCATTCTTTCATCGCTCAAGCTCGGCCAGATCGTCGAGGGCATGCCGCCGAACAAGGTCACCGGCATCGCGCTGAAGGTGGCCGACCCGCTCGACAACGCGCCGCTGGCCCGCGAGCTGGAGCGCATGACCGGCTACCGCTGCCTGACCTGGCAGGAGGAGAACGCCAGCGTGCTGGTGCTCTTCAACCGGATCGGCTCCATCGTGCTGTCGCTCGTGGGGTTCGTCGGCGTGGTGTCGGGCTTCGGCGTGGCGAACATCCTCGTGACGACGGTTTTCGAGAAGAGCCGCGACATCGCCATCATGAAGTCCTTCGGCTTCTCGTCGGCGCAGATGGTGGCGCTGTTCGTCTTCGAGGGCTTTCTGGTCGGCCTCGGCGGAGCGCTCGCCGGAGGCCTCCTGGCGACCGGTTCGATAGGCTTTCTGGCCAGCCTGCAGATCGAAAGCTCGCAGGGGCCGCTCACCAAAAGCGGCTTCAGCATGTCATGGAACCCCTGGTACTTTTTCTTCGTGATCGTGGTGACGGTCATCATCAGCACCATAGCCGCCGCGATTCCCTCGCTCAGAGCCGCCAGGCTGGAGCCGGTGAAGGTACTGCGCGAGAGCAATGTGTAG
- a CDS encoding bifunctional nuclease family protein yields the protein MHKLQVDILGLSTSPHTNGAYALILYEVEGKRKLPIIIGGFEAQAIALKLENIKPPRPFTHDLFKQIADAFDLHVNEVFIDELHNETFYAKVICEMGGVVHEIDARPSDAIAIAVRFSAPIFVSEEIMNEAGIVEERQKEGEEEQVSAEEVVENQAEAEPVKKESLAAELNRKLEEAINSEDYEEAARIRDELSRLKQSGESQE from the coding sequence ATGCACAAACTTCAGGTGGATATTCTCGGACTATCAACGAGTCCTCATACCAACGGCGCGTACGCCCTGATTCTCTACGAAGTCGAAGGCAAGCGCAAACTGCCAATTATCATTGGCGGCTTCGAGGCCCAGGCTATTGCACTCAAGCTCGAGAACATTAAACCGCCTCGTCCGTTCACGCATGACCTGTTCAAACAGATTGCAGATGCTTTCGATCTTCATGTGAATGAGGTTTTTATCGACGAGCTGCATAACGAGACCTTCTATGCGAAAGTGATCTGTGAAATGGGCGGCGTGGTGCACGAGATCGACGCGAGGCCCAGCGACGCCATCGCCATAGCGGTTCGCTTCAGCGCTCCGATTTTCGTATCGGAAGAGATCATGAACGAGGCGGGCATTGTCGAGGAGCGGCAGAAAGAGGGGGAGGAGGAGCAGGTTTCCGCGGAAGAAGTTGTCGAAAATCAGGCTGAAGCGGAACCCGTCAAGAAAGAGTCACTTGCGGCGGAGCTGAACCGGAAGCTCGAAGAGGCGATCAACAGTGAAGATTACGAGGAGGCGGCACGCATCAGGGACGAGCTTTCCCGTCTCAAACAGAGCGGCGAAAGCCAGGAGTGA
- the fni gene encoding type 2 isopentenyl-diphosphate Delta-isomerase: protein MQETSAAITAERKHSHVDICLNREVCFDRQDTGLGAWRFEHNAVPEIDASAIDLSTEFLGKKIGLPFMISSMTGGYGDALALNRTLAETAERFRIPLGVGSMRQALEGSAHRESFSIVRQSAPSIPIYANIGAPEVAAGLSREQLSILIDLIEADALIVHLNPAQELFQPEGSTDFKGFLDKLGDITATIAVPVIAKEVGCGISAEAAKKLADAGVRAIDVAGAGGISWQKVEEHRYLDRFGSEERFSPSALDELLNWGIPTADCLTGIAALKKKNPEYGSLAVISSGGIRNGLDVAKSIALGANIAASARHMLVALHAGTLDEMILAWSNDLKAAMFLTGSATIENLKRAPINHKP from the coding sequence ATGCAAGAGACAAGCGCCGCCATAACCGCTGAACGCAAGCACAGCCACGTCGATATCTGCCTGAACCGCGAGGTCTGTTTCGACCGTCAGGATACCGGTCTCGGCGCGTGGAGGTTCGAGCACAATGCCGTGCCGGAGATCGACGCCTCGGCCATCGACCTCTCGACGGAGTTCCTCGGCAAGAAGATCGGCCTGCCCTTCATGATCTCCTCGATGACCGGCGGCTACGGCGACGCGCTCGCCCTGAACCGCACCCTCGCCGAAACCGCTGAACGCTTCCGCATCCCGCTCGGCGTCGGCAGTATGCGCCAGGCGCTCGAAGGATCGGCGCACCGCGAAAGCTTCTCGATTGTCCGCCAGTCCGCGCCGTCGATTCCGATCTACGCCAACATCGGCGCGCCCGAGGTAGCCGCCGGACTGAGCCGCGAGCAGCTCTCGATATTGATCGACCTGATCGAAGCCGACGCCTTGATCGTGCACCTCAACCCGGCGCAGGAGCTGTTCCAGCCGGAAGGGAGCACCGATTTCAAAGGATTCCTCGACAAGCTCGGCGACATCACCGCGACCATCGCTGTACCGGTCATCGCCAAGGAGGTCGGCTGCGGCATCTCGGCGGAAGCCGCGAAGAAGCTCGCCGACGCGGGCGTCCGGGCCATCGACGTGGCCGGAGCGGGCGGTATAAGCTGGCAGAAGGTCGAAGAGCATCGCTATCTCGACCGCTTCGGCAGCGAAGAGCGATTCAGCCCGTCGGCGCTTGACGAGCTGCTGAACTGGGGCATCCCGACCGCCGATTGCCTGACCGGCATCGCGGCGCTGAAAAAGAAAAATCCGGAGTACGGCTCGCTTGCCGTCATCTCATCAGGCGGCATCCGCAACGGACTCGACGTCGCCAAATCGATTGCGCTCGGCGCAAACATCGCGGCCTCCGCGCGGCACATGCTCGTCGCGCTCCACGCCGGAACGCTCGACGAGATGATCCTCGCATGGTCGAACGACCTCAAGGCGGCGATGTTCCTGACCGGATCGGCCACCATCGAAAATCTGAAACGAGCACCCATCAATCACAAACCCTGA
- a CDS encoding ABC transporter ATP-binding protein codes for MRMGAGAASGFRTQQDETLGNRKKGSVDRYIIKRLLGYIKPFRGLVAGAVALTAAGAILTPLRPWLTRIAIDDHIAIGDHKGLAVVSILMLLVIVLDGVKQYAATWLTQLIGQKAVYAIRLDIFRHLQRLPIRYFDRNPVGRIITRTTNDVEALNEMLSSGLITIIGDILQLLFIVVMMFLTDWRLTLVVLSILPVMIYSTIFFKDRVRQAFLDVRTHLARLNSFFQEHITGMKVVQLFAREEAEFRKHSAINADHRDANIKTVFYFSIYFPLIEFLSSAAAGLVLWFSATRILQADLSVGVVVSFVQFIWLFFRPLQHLSDRFNIMQTAITSSDRIFRLLEEPLDPEPAESARSLDAFRDRIRFDQVWFAYDEGNWVLRDISLDIRAGETVAIVGATGSGKTTLINILSRFYPYAKGSVTIDGIELKDIPGHDLRKLVGVVMQDVVLFAGSIRENLSFGDPSISDETIHEAARIVGADRFIEKLPGGYDYRIRENGSGLSAGQKQLLAFVRALLYNPDILVLDEATSSVDTETESLIEQATDRLMKHRTSIIIAHRLSTIQHADKIVVLHKGTIRETGTHQELLAQRGLYYKLYLLQHPERGRLEGAG; via the coding sequence ATGAGAATGGGAGCAGGCGCGGCATCGGGATTCCGCACGCAGCAGGACGAAACCCTCGGCAACCGGAAAAAGGGTTCCGTTGACCGCTACATCATCAAGCGGCTTCTCGGCTACATCAAGCCCTTCAGGGGGCTGGTCGCGGGCGCGGTGGCTCTGACCGCCGCCGGAGCGATCCTGACGCCGCTGCGCCCCTGGCTGACCCGCATCGCCATCGACGACCACATCGCCATCGGAGACCACAAGGGACTCGCCGTCGTCAGCATCCTGATGCTGCTCGTGATCGTGCTCGACGGCGTCAAGCAGTACGCCGCCACCTGGCTGACGCAGCTCATCGGGCAGAAAGCGGTCTACGCCATCCGCCTCGACATCTTCCGCCACTTGCAGCGCCTGCCGATCCGCTACTTCGACCGCAACCCGGTGGGGCGCATCATCACCCGCACCACCAACGACGTCGAGGCGCTAAACGAGATGCTCTCCAGCGGCCTCATCACCATCATCGGCGACATTCTGCAACTGCTCTTCATCGTCGTCATGATGTTCCTGACCGACTGGCGACTGACGCTCGTCGTGCTGAGCATCCTGCCGGTCATGATCTACTCGACCATTTTCTTCAAGGACAGGGTTCGCCAGGCGTTCCTCGATGTACGGACGCATCTGGCCCGCCTGAACTCCTTCTTCCAGGAGCACATCACCGGCATGAAGGTGGTGCAGCTCTTCGCGCGCGAGGAGGCCGAGTTCCGGAAACACTCCGCGATCAACGCCGACCACCGCGACGCCAACATCAAAACGGTCTTCTACTTTTCGATCTACTTCCCGCTGATCGAGTTCCTCAGCTCGGCGGCGGCGGGACTGGTGCTCTGGTTCAGCGCGACGCGCATCCTGCAGGCCGATCTGTCGGTCGGCGTGGTGGTATCGTTCGTGCAGTTCATCTGGCTCTTCTTCCGCCCGTTGCAGCACCTGTCGGACCGGTTCAACATCATGCAGACCGCCATCACCAGCTCCGACCGCATCTTCCGGCTGCTCGAAGAGCCGCTCGACCCCGAACCGGCGGAGAGCGCCCGCTCGCTCGATGCGTTCCGGGATCGCATCCGCTTCGACCAGGTGTGGTTCGCCTACGACGAGGGCAACTGGGTGCTGCGCGACATCTCGCTCGACATCCGGGCGGGCGAAACCGTGGCCATCGTCGGCGCGACCGGCAGCGGCAAGACCACGCTCATCAACATTCTTTCGAGATTCTACCCCTACGCGAAGGGTTCGGTGACCATCGACGGCATTGAGCTGAAAGACATTCCCGGCCACGATTTGCGCAAACTCGTGGGGGTGGTGATGCAGGATGTGGTGCTCTTCGCCGGATCGATCCGCGAGAATCTCTCGTTCGGCGATCCTTCGATTTCGGACGAAACGATTCACGAGGCGGCGCGCATCGTCGGCGCGGATCGATTCATCGAGAAGTTGCCGGGCGGGTACGACTACCGCATCCGCGAGAACGGCTCCGGCCTCTCGGCGGGCCAGAAGCAGCTCCTCGCCTTCGTGCGGGCGCTGCTCTACAACCCCGACATCCTCGTGCTCGACGAAGCCACCAGCTCGGTCGATACCGAAACCGAGTCGCTCATCGAACAGGCCACCGACCGCCTGATGAAGCACCGCACCTCGATTATCATCGCCCACCGCCTCTCGACGATCCAGCACGCCGACAAGATCGTGGTGCTGCACAAAGGCACCATCCGCGAAACCGGTACCCACCAGGAACTCCTCGCCCAGCGCGGGCTGTACTACAAGCTGTATTTATTGCAGCACCCGGAACGGGGCAGGCTGGAAGGGGCGGGGTGA
- the rho gene encoding transcription termination factor Rho, with translation MSNNSVSKGLDINVLQKKKVHELNAIAKELGVITAGFRKEELIYKIIEAQSLKNPDPESGQVMVNTGVLQVIPEGYGFLRSSNYNYLSSPDDIYVSPSQIKRFNMRTGDTVSGQVRAPKEGERFFALLKINTINGKDPEVTRERPFFENLTPLFPHTRIKLETRQSEYSGRIMDIFTPIGKGQRGLIVAQPKTGKTILLQMIANAIIKNHPEVYLIVLLIDERPEEVTDMARSVEAEVVSSTFDEDPERHVQVADMVLEKAKRLVEVGNDVVILLDSITRLARAHNTIIPHSGKILSGGIDANALTKPKRFFGAARNIEEGGSLTIIATALVDTGSRMDDVIFEEFKGTGNMELVLDRRLSERRIFPAIDILRSGTRKEELLFTQEELSRTWLLRKYLGDKNPIECMEFMREKIVETKDNKEFFKYMNA, from the coding sequence ATGTCGAACAATTCGGTATCCAAAGGCCTGGACATCAATGTACTCCAGAAGAAGAAGGTTCATGAACTCAATGCCATTGCCAAAGAGCTTGGCGTGATTACCGCCGGTTTTCGGAAGGAGGAGCTGATCTACAAGATCATCGAAGCTCAGTCTTTGAAAAACCCCGATCCGGAAAGCGGGCAGGTGATGGTCAACACCGGAGTTTTGCAGGTCATTCCTGAAGGGTACGGCTTCCTTCGCTCATCGAACTACAACTATCTCTCCTCTCCCGACGATATTTACGTTTCACCCTCACAGATCAAGCGTTTCAACATGCGCACCGGCGATACCGTCTCCGGCCAGGTACGGGCGCCCAAGGAGGGGGAGCGTTTCTTCGCTTTGCTGAAAATCAACACCATCAACGGCAAGGACCCGGAGGTGACCCGCGAGCGCCCCTTCTTCGAGAACCTGACGCCGCTCTTTCCCCATACGCGCATCAAGCTCGAAACCCGCCAGAGCGAGTACTCTGGTCGCATCATGGATATTTTCACCCCGATCGGCAAAGGGCAGCGCGGTCTGATCGTCGCCCAGCCGAAGACCGGCAAGACCATTCTGTTGCAGATGATCGCAAACGCCATCATCAAGAACCATCCCGAAGTTTACCTCATCGTGCTGCTCATCGACGAGCGCCCCGAGGAGGTGACCGACATGGCCCGCAGCGTGGAAGCGGAGGTGGTCAGTTCGACCTTCGACGAGGATCCGGAGCGTCACGTGCAGGTGGCCGACATGGTGCTCGAAAAGGCGAAGCGGCTGGTCGAGGTCGGCAACGACGTGGTGATCCTGCTCGACTCCATCACCCGCCTGGCCCGTGCGCACAACACCATCATTCCGCACTCCGGCAAGATTCTCTCCGGTGGTATCGACGCCAACGCGCTCACCAAGCCGAAGCGTTTCTTCGGCGCGGCGAGGAACATCGAGGAGGGGGGCAGCCTCACCATCATCGCCACGGCGCTGGTCGATACCGGCTCGCGCATGGATGACGTGATCTTCGAAGAGTTCAAGGGCACCGGCAACATGGAGCTCGTGCTCGACCGCCGTCTTTCGGAGCGCAGGATTTTCCCGGCCATCGACATTCTCCGTTCGGGCACCCGCAAAGAGGAGCTGCTCTTCACCCAGGAGGAGCTGTCGCGCACCTGGCTGCTCAGGAAGTACCTTGGCGACAAGAACCCGATCGAGTGCATGGAGTTCATGCGCGAGAAGATTGTCGAAACCAAAGACAACAAAGAGTTCTTCAAGTACATGAACGCCTGA